From Methanosarcina lacustris Z-7289, one genomic window encodes:
- a CDS encoding HIT family protein, with the protein MTENCLFCKIISGEIPSYRIYEDDAVYAFLDIYPASEGHTLVAPKKHFSNFTDMNAEDVALLFEAARKVTAAVENAFSAEGSNIGINNGEVAGQDVPHVHVHVIPRRKGDGGRGIKSIVWTETDTTNLEEVAEKIRKAL; encoded by the coding sequence ATGACAGAAAACTGCCTTTTTTGCAAAATAATATCAGGAGAAATCCCTTCATACAGAATATATGAAGATGATGCCGTTTATGCATTTCTTGACATCTACCCGGCAAGCGAGGGGCATACGCTCGTGGCTCCTAAAAAACATTTCAGCAACTTTACGGATATGAACGCAGAAGACGTTGCCCTGCTTTTTGAAGCTGCCAGAAAAGTTACGGCGGCGGTTGAGAATGCTTTTTCAGCGGAAGGTTCGAATATCGGCATAAATAACGGTGAAGTGGCAGGACAGGATGTCCCCCACGTGCATGTACACGTTATTCCAAGAAGAAAAGGGGATGGGGGACGTGGAATAAAATCAATCGTATGGACTGAAACCGATACTACCAATCTGGAAGAAGTCGCGGAAAAGATAAGAAAAGCCCTGTGA
- a CDS encoding sulfurtransferase TusA family protein, translating to MAELEVDVRGQTCPVPLVECRKAFKRAYPGDLVIVKGTHPASKKEIPMACEAMGLKVLEIEDKEGGKEWEIKIRR from the coding sequence GTGGCAGAACTGGAAGTAGACGTTAGAGGGCAGACCTGCCCGGTCCCGCTTGTAGAGTGCAGAAAAGCGTTCAAACGAGCCTATCCTGGAGACCTTGTAATAGTAAAGGGCACGCATCCGGCATCAAAAAAAGAGATTCCCATGGCATGTGAGGCAATGGGGCTCAAGGTGCTGGAGATCGAAGACAAAGAGGGAGGAAAAGAGTGGGAGATAAAGATCCGGAGGTAA
- the tnpA gene encoding IS200/IS605 family transposase: MELRHANHCVYKIRYHMVFCVKYRKKLLLDIELINFLKNICFEIGERYCFEFDAIGTDGDHVHLFVGAEPKYSPSKVMQILKSITARQIFKEYPEIKKQLWGGEFWSDGGYIGTVGDGTTSDVIKNYVQNQGNQEEKEAYKQMKILDF; this comes from the coding sequence ATGGAACTACGACATGCAAACCATTGTGTCTATAAAATAAGATATCATATGGTTTTTTGTGTGAAGTATCGTAAAAAGCTTCTTTTAGATATAGAACTCATCAACTTTTTAAAAAATATCTGTTTTGAAATTGGTGAAAGGTACTGTTTTGAGTTTGATGCAATTGGTACTGATGGTGATCATGTCCATCTTTTTGTTGGAGCTGAGCCAAAGTATTCTCCTTCAAAAGTCATGCAAATTCTAAAAAGTATTACAGCAAGACAAATCTTTAAAGAATACCCTGAGATCAAAAAACAGCTTTGGGGTGGTGAATTCTGGAGTGATGGGGGTTACATTGGAACAGTAGGAGATGGAACAACTTCCGATGTAATAAAAAACTATGTTCAAAATCAGGGAAACCAGGAAGAAAAAGAAGCATACAAGCAAATGAAAATACTCGATTTTTAA
- a CDS encoding tyrosine--tRNA ligase yields MDRLELIRRNVQEIVTEEELEGLFINKEAPRAYVGYEPSGKIHMGHVLTVNKLIDLQKAGFKITVLLADVHAYLNKKGTLEEVRKIADYNRRCFIALGLDEVQTDFVYGSDFQLGAEYMLNVLKLSRIVTLNRAKRSMDEVGRAMDDPTVSQMVYPLMQAIDIAMLKVDVAVGGIDQRKIHMLARENLKNLGFETPICIHTPILLGLDGTKMASSKENYISVDDTKEEIYKKFKKAFCKIGDVEENPILALFRYHIIPRYETVVIERPEKFGGNLTYHSYAEMESEFIEEKVHPMDLKNAAAKYINEILDPVRKVLI; encoded by the coding sequence ATGGACAGACTTGAGCTTATAAGAAGAAATGTTCAGGAAATTGTAACCGAAGAAGAACTGGAAGGACTATTTATCAATAAAGAAGCTCCCCGCGCGTATGTAGGATACGAGCCGAGTGGAAAAATCCATATGGGGCATGTCCTTACCGTAAACAAGTTAATAGATTTGCAAAAAGCAGGGTTCAAGATCACTGTCCTGCTTGCAGATGTACACGCTTATCTGAACAAGAAAGGCACTCTGGAAGAAGTCAGGAAGATTGCAGACTACAACAGGCGCTGTTTTATCGCTCTCGGGCTTGATGAAGTCCAAACTGATTTCGTTTACGGATCAGATTTCCAGCTGGGAGCCGAGTACATGTTAAATGTGCTCAAACTTTCAAGAATAGTTACTCTCAACAGGGCAAAGAGGAGCATGGACGAAGTGGGGCGTGCAATGGATGACCCGACAGTTTCGCAGATGGTATACCCACTGATGCAGGCCATTGACATTGCCATGCTTAAGGTGGATGTGGCGGTAGGAGGAATTGACCAGAGGAAAATCCACATGCTTGCCCGCGAAAATTTAAAAAACCTCGGATTTGAAACCCCGATCTGTATCCACACTCCTATTCTCCTGGGGCTTGACGGAACCAAGATGGCTTCTTCAAAGGAGAACTATATTTCAGTAGATGATACGAAAGAAGAGATCTACAAGAAGTTTAAGAAAGCTTTCTGCAAGATAGGAGACGTAGAAGAAAACCCGATTCTTGCTCTTTTCCGCTATCATATCATCCCAAGATACGAAACAGTTGTTATTGAAAGGCCTGAGAAATTCGGTGGAAACCTCACATACCATAGTTATGCTGAGATGGAAAGTGAATTTATAGAAGAAAAAGTCCACCCAATGGACCTTAAAAATGCAGCTGCAAAATATATAAATGAGATTCTGGACCCAGTCCGAAAAGTTCTTATCTGA
- a CDS encoding glucose-6-phosphate isomerase family protein, translating to MTITLKFGDKVTVADVRKLHDMEDVVFDREWFERVDERNGDMYYMFRDLAKSEADLEIIKSHHLRYDITRIPPGMLGLEFIKTVGHYHPQVPGTDVFYPEIYQVLEGSATYLLQKVEHGEEDIVLDVAVIKAEKGDLVLVPPGYGHVTINASEKTLEMANWVCRDFSSVYEPVKRYSGAAYFLLKDGFGKNPLYRDIPPIRYSKPLSFDKLGLVSGGNMYDLVHKAEKLRFLTAPQDFMGFLAGVL from the coding sequence ATGACAATAACACTGAAGTTCGGGGATAAAGTCACTGTGGCAGATGTAAGAAAACTCCACGACATGGAAGATGTAGTGTTTGATAGGGAATGGTTTGAAAGGGTAGATGAGAGAAATGGGGACATGTATTATATGTTCAGGGATCTTGCCAAAAGTGAGGCTGATCTTGAGATTATTAAATCCCACCACCTCAGATATGACATTACAAGAATCCCTCCCGGAATGCTTGGGCTGGAATTCATTAAAACAGTAGGTCATTACCATCCGCAGGTTCCGGGAACAGATGTCTTCTATCCTGAGATTTACCAGGTGCTTGAAGGTTCTGCTACATATCTGCTGCAGAAAGTGGAGCATGGAGAAGAGGACATTGTTCTGGATGTGGCAGTCATCAAAGCAGAAAAAGGAGATCTGGTGCTTGTTCCTCCCGGGTACGGGCATGTAACAATAAATGCTTCTGAAAAGACTCTTGAGATGGCAAACTGGGTTTGCCGTGATTTCTCTTCTGTCTATGAGCCTGTAAAAAGATATTCTGGAGCTGCTTATTTCCTTCTTAAAGATGGCTTTGGCAAAAATCCTCTTTACAGAGATATCCCGCCTATTCGTTATAGCAAACCACTGAGCTTTGATAAACTCGGGCTTGTTTCAGGGGGAAACATGTATGATCTTGTGCATAAAGCTGAGAAACTAAGATTCTTAACGGCTCCGCAGGACTTTATGGGCTTCTTAGCGGGAGTGCTGTAA
- a CDS encoding DHHA1 domain-containing protein, translating into MTEMMEAFRKEAGKCAEEIRKHRSVQVVSHIDADGLTSAGIICTALERENIEYTARFVKQLDEKALDIIANENPEFVIFTDLGSGMCEHIKSRGINAVVSDHHQPQGTLELHLNPHLFGANGSYELSGSGTTYLLASALGKNIDLSPLAIVGAVGDMQHLKMGQLVGINREILEEGVRGEHLEFKKDLTLFGKQTRPIYKLLQYSSDPYLPGLTGNEEACIEFLHSLNIHHSQDERWRRWIELEVSEKQKIVSGLFQYCLKSGIPSYKIERLISEVYVLLNEREGTEMRDASEFSTLLNATARYDHADIGLAVCMGDRETAYEDAKKLLAEHRQNLVNGLMYVKENGITQLDNIQYFDAGSQIKETIVGIIAGMSSTIVENRNLPIIAFAKTEGGIKVSARGTQDLIRRGVNLSEAMSTVSAEVGGAGGGHDIAAGATIPENVKDEFARKLDLFIGEQLRRKANSR; encoded by the coding sequence ATGACTGAAATGATGGAAGCATTTAGAAAAGAAGCAGGCAAGTGTGCCGAAGAGATAAGAAAACACAGGTCAGTGCAGGTAGTATCTCATATTGATGCAGACGGGCTGACTTCTGCAGGGATTATCTGCACAGCTCTTGAACGGGAAAATATAGAATATACAGCACGTTTTGTAAAGCAGCTCGATGAAAAAGCCCTTGACATTATCGCAAACGAAAACCCGGAGTTTGTAATTTTTACGGACCTCGGAAGCGGGATGTGCGAACATATAAAATCCCGCGGGATCAATGCTGTTGTCTCAGACCACCACCAGCCCCAGGGCACTCTTGAGTTGCACCTCAACCCACACCTTTTTGGAGCAAACGGTTCTTACGAACTGAGCGGTTCGGGAACAACTTACCTTCTGGCTTCAGCCCTTGGAAAGAATATAGACCTTTCCCCGCTTGCCATAGTAGGGGCTGTAGGGGATATGCAGCACCTGAAAATGGGGCAGCTTGTAGGGATTAACAGGGAAATTCTGGAGGAAGGCGTAAGAGGAGAACACCTCGAGTTCAAAAAAGACCTGACCCTTTTCGGAAAGCAGACCCGCCCAATCTACAAACTTCTGCAGTATTCTTCGGACCCTTACCTTCCCGGACTTACCGGAAATGAAGAAGCTTGCATAGAATTTCTTCATTCCCTGAATATTCACCACAGCCAAGACGAGCGCTGGAGACGCTGGATAGAACTTGAGGTTTCGGAAAAACAGAAAATTGTCTCAGGGCTTTTCCAGTACTGCCTTAAATCAGGAATACCGTCATACAAGATCGAGCGCCTGATAAGCGAGGTGTATGTCCTTCTCAATGAAAGGGAAGGTACGGAAATGAGAGATGCATCAGAGTTTTCCACTCTTCTCAATGCTACTGCCCGGTATGACCATGCTGACATTGGACTTGCAGTCTGCATGGGAGACAGGGAAACCGCCTACGAAGACGCCAAAAAACTGCTTGCTGAACACAGGCAAAACCTCGTTAACGGGCTTATGTACGTAAAAGAGAATGGGATCACCCAGCTCGATAACATTCAGTACTTTGATGCAGGTTCGCAGATAAAGGAGACCATTGTAGGAATAATTGCAGGCATGAGTTCCACAATCGTTGAAAACAGGAATCTCCCGATTATTGCCTTTGCAAAAACAGAGGGAGGCATTAAGGTATCAGCAAGAGGGACGCAGGACCTGATCCGCAGAGGAGTAAACCTCTCTGAAGCAATGTCAACGGTCTCGGCAGAAGTTGGCGGAGCAGGCGGCGGACACGATATTGCCGCAGGGGCAACCATTCCTGAGAACGTAAAAGACGAGTTTGCCCGAAAACTTGACCTTTTCATAGGAGAACAGCTCCGCCGAAAAGCAAATTCAAGATAA
- the nrpRII gene encoding global nitrogen regulator NrpRII encodes MQNNGYRIQFTSSRIRDLMYRTTFDPKKMDGDIILNLSLIDKKDLDDVLGIFKMVISSGLSVTPYVKVISEGESLGNLTIEKGKVGIGTVCSITIDGVLLKAGIPVNPKLGGVVQIRNGVPIRFTDVLTYVSTTVDPLEVLMSQGITSVSEMLRTGSGKVLANLREAPMVARDAIESSLSDLLDAGFSGILEVGEPNTRVLDVPIERDHLGIVVIGGTNPMAVVQEYGIPIDTSAMSRLISFKEMSRIEDLV; translated from the coding sequence ATGCAAAATAATGGATACCGTATTCAGTTCACATCATCCCGAATCAGAGATCTCATGTACAGGACTACATTTGATCCGAAGAAAATGGATGGAGACATCATACTTAATCTCTCGCTGATCGATAAAAAAGACCTGGATGACGTGCTCGGAATCTTCAAGATGGTTATCTCAAGCGGGCTTTCCGTGACCCCTTACGTAAAAGTTATTTCAGAAGGGGAATCACTCGGAAACCTGACCATTGAAAAAGGAAAAGTAGGGATCGGGACTGTTTGCAGTATAACTATTGACGGCGTACTGTTAAAAGCAGGAATTCCTGTTAATCCGAAGCTTGGCGGGGTTGTCCAGATCCGAAACGGGGTCCCTATACGTTTTACCGATGTGCTGACATATGTAAGTACAACTGTAGACCCCCTGGAAGTCCTGATGTCGCAGGGAATCACTTCCGTGTCTGAAATGCTCAGGACAGGTTCAGGCAAAGTTCTCGCAAACCTGAGGGAAGCTCCCATGGTTGCAAGAGATGCTATCGAAAGCAGCCTTTCTGACCTTCTGGATGCAGGCTTCAGCGGCATTCTGGAAGTAGGAGAACCAAACACAAGGGTCCTGGATGTCCCTATTGAGAGAGACCACCTCGGAATAGTTGTCATTGGAGGAACAAATCCGATGGCTGTTGTGCAGGAGTATGGAATTCCTATAGACACAAGTGCAATGTCAAGGTTAATTTCTTTTAAGGAAATGAGCCGGATTGAAGATCTGGTCTGA
- a CDS encoding tRNA(His) guanylyltransferase Thg1 family protein, with protein sequence MKTREIYAEMRCIPPVVLRADGRSFKNTLSDLGFEKPYDKTFARAMADTAELFIKKSGLSPLFAYTFSDEVSFLFTGLPFDGRVEKIDSVVASFLGSALTIKLRLEEPVAFDSRLVTLQKEEIPEYFHWRQLEAWRNFVAAWGYYTLRNEGMEKNEAAKCLKGKKELEIHEMLFERGINLAALPAWQRRGIIISNEEYKIQGFNPVSGKEEKSLRKKITQNWEIPKFKSEEGIPFLEKLINRN encoded by the coding sequence ATGAAAACCCGGGAAATCTATGCTGAAATGCGCTGTATCCCGCCAGTGGTCTTGCGCGCTGACGGCAGGAGTTTCAAAAATACACTTTCAGACCTTGGCTTTGAAAAACCCTATGATAAAACCTTCGCCAGAGCGATGGCGGACACTGCCGAACTCTTCATCAAAAAAAGTGGTTTAAGCCCTCTTTTTGCCTATACTTTTTCAGATGAAGTCAGTTTCCTGTTCACAGGTCTTCCTTTTGACGGCAGGGTGGAAAAAATCGATTCTGTCGTGGCGAGCTTTCTGGGAAGTGCTCTTACGATAAAACTGCGGCTTGAAGAACCCGTAGCTTTTGATTCCAGACTGGTGACTCTTCAAAAAGAAGAAATCCCTGAGTATTTTCACTGGAGGCAGCTGGAAGCCTGGCGCAACTTTGTGGCAGCCTGGGGATACTATACCCTCAGGAACGAAGGTATGGAGAAAAATGAAGCTGCAAAGTGTCTGAAAGGAAAAAAAGAATTGGAAATCCATGAGATGCTTTTTGAGAGAGGAATCAATCTTGCGGCGCTTCCGGCCTGGCAGAGGAGAGGAATCATTATATCAAACGAAGAATATAAAATCCAGGGCTTCAATCCGGTATCTGGCAAAGAGGAAAAATCCCTGCGAAAAAAAATAACTCAGAACTGGGAAATCCCAAAATTCAAATCAGAAGAAGGGATACCGTTTTTAGAGAAACTGATTAATAGAAACTGA
- a CDS encoding PRC-barrel domain-containing protein: MRAELTSLFGLNIYTNTGVYVGKLQDLVIDVEEQKVTGLAVSDINRELFDLSSRGMIIPYRWVITAADIIIIRDVIQRYKKRKED; this comes from the coding sequence ATGCGCGCAGAACTCACATCACTCTTTGGCCTAAACATATACACAAACACCGGTGTTTATGTAGGGAAGTTGCAGGACCTTGTAATTGATGTAGAGGAACAGAAAGTTACAGGACTTGCTGTTTCGGACATTAATAGGGAACTTTTTGATCTCAGCAGCAGAGGTATGATTATTCCCTACCGGTGGGTTATTACAGCAGCAGACATTATCATAATCAGAGACGTTATCCAGAGATACAAAAAGAGGAAAGAAGACTGA
- the mdh gene encoding malate dehydrogenase — MAKISVIGAGNVGATTVQRLAELEPGEIVMTDIVEGLPQGKALDLMQAGAINGYDTRVTGTNDYADIADSDLVIITAGIARKPGMSREDLIKTNSKIIGEVSRNIAKYAPNSIVINVTNPLDIITYEVMKTTGFEPKKVFGMSGVLDAGRFASFIAEELKCSKKDVEAMVIGGHGDLMVPLPQYTTVSGVPLPELLSDETIAKLVERTVNGGAEIVELLKQGSAFYAPSAAIVRMAEAVIKDSKRILPASAYLEGQYGQEGIYFGVPVKLGANGIEEILELKLDENQYETLRNSSETIRKGISQLEI; from the coding sequence ATGGCTAAAATTTCCGTAATTGGTGCAGGAAATGTAGGTGCGACCACAGTCCAGCGGTTAGCTGAACTGGAACCTGGCGAAATCGTCATGACAGATATTGTGGAAGGACTCCCACAGGGAAAAGCTCTTGACCTCATGCAGGCAGGGGCAATAAATGGTTATGATACCCGGGTAACAGGTACTAACGATTATGCAGACATTGCAGACTCTGACCTGGTAATCATTACAGCCGGGATTGCCAGAAAGCCCGGAATGAGCAGAGAAGACCTTATTAAAACCAACTCAAAAATAATAGGAGAGGTCTCCCGAAATATTGCTAAGTATGCTCCGAACTCTATTGTAATAAATGTCACAAATCCACTTGACATTATAACATATGAAGTTATGAAAACAACAGGCTTTGAGCCAAAAAAGGTCTTCGGGATGAGTGGCGTTCTTGATGCGGGTCGTTTTGCAAGCTTTATAGCAGAAGAACTGAAGTGTTCAAAAAAGGATGTTGAGGCAATGGTTATAGGAGGTCACGGAGACCTTATGGTCCCCCTCCCCCAGTATACCACAGTCTCGGGAGTTCCGCTTCCTGAATTGCTTTCAGATGAAACAATTGCAAAGCTTGTAGAAAGGACAGTGAATGGAGGAGCCGAAATAGTAGAACTTCTCAAACAGGGTAGTGCATTTTATGCCCCGTCTGCAGCTATTGTGCGCATGGCAGAAGCCGTGATTAAAGATTCAAAACGCATTCTTCCGGCGTCTGCGTATCTTGAAGGACAATATGGGCAGGAAGGAATTTATTTCGGAGTGCCCGTAAAACTGGGCGCAAATGGGATAGAAGAAATCCTGGAACTCAAACTTGATGAAAACCAGTATGAAACACTCAGAAACTCCTCAGAAACAATAAGAAAGGGAATATCACAGCTGGAGATATAA
- a CDS encoding DsrE/DsrF/DrsH-like family protein, translating to MGEKAVIVLHSGDMDKVYSALIIANGALAMGMEASIFFTFWGLMRLKKGELEKGPLSKMNMMGLGRQMIKKRMDKANVVSLERLMSDFKELGGKIIACEMTMEIMGITKEELRTEWVDEWGAVGTYIQEARDANITLFI from the coding sequence ATGGGGGAAAAGGCGGTTATTGTCCTGCACAGCGGGGATATGGACAAGGTATACAGTGCACTTATAATTGCAAACGGAGCCCTGGCAATGGGAATGGAAGCCTCCATATTCTTCACTTTCTGGGGGCTCATGCGGCTTAAAAAAGGGGAGCTTGAAAAGGGGCCGCTTTCCAAAATGAACATGATGGGCCTGGGCAGGCAGATGATCAAAAAAAGGATGGATAAAGCCAATGTTGTCTCACTTGAAAGACTGATGAGTGATTTCAAGGAACTTGGCGGAAAGATCATAGCCTGTGAAATGACCATGGAGATAATGGGCATAACAAAAGAAGAGCTTCGAACGGAATGGGTAGACGAATGGGGAGCTGTTGGCACGTATATCCAGGAAGCAAGGGATGCAAACATAACTCTCTTTATCTGA
- a CDS encoding ribonuclease H-like domain-containing protein: MLKNTYIHIPGVGKALEQKIWASGINTWDEFLEMEDRISIPSLRKTRICDEIKISSKHLAARDCFYFSQRLPSAEHWRTYSLFSDSVAFFDIETTGLSPSRDRITVVGIYNGNESKMYVRGINLDDIVEEFSKYKLLVSFNGARFDIPFIKSEFPEIEFKQLHIDLMYPLRRIGYSGGLKNIEKLLGICRSEYTDGMNGFDAVRLWRHYEKGDREALSLLLKYNREDIVNLKTIIELTYPKMVEKTLKM; encoded by the coding sequence ATGCTAAAGAACACATATATTCACATTCCGGGCGTAGGAAAAGCTCTTGAGCAGAAAATCTGGGCTTCAGGAATAAATACCTGGGACGAGTTTCTGGAAATGGAAGATAGAATCTCAATTCCTTCTTTAAGGAAAACCAGAATATGCGACGAAATAAAGATATCTTCCAAGCATCTGGCTGCAAGAGATTGCTTCTATTTTTCACAGCGTCTGCCTTCTGCAGAACACTGGAGGACTTATTCTTTGTTTTCCGACTCTGTCGCTTTCTTTGACATCGAAACCACAGGACTTTCCCCCAGCAGGGACAGGATAACTGTTGTTGGAATTTATAATGGGAATGAGTCTAAAATGTATGTAAGGGGAATTAACCTTGATGACATAGTGGAGGAATTTTCAAAATACAAGCTCCTTGTGTCCTTTAACGGAGCTCGCTTTGATATTCCTTTCATAAAATCCGAATTTCCCGAAATAGAATTCAAGCAGCTCCATATCGACCTGATGTATCCGCTCAGGCGTATCGGATACAGCGGGGGCCTCAAAAATATCGAGAAGCTGCTTGGAATCTGCAGAAGTGAATATACGGATGGGATGAACGGATTTGATGCGGTCCGGCTCTGGAGACATTATGAGAAGGGTGATAGGGAAGCTCTGAGCCTGCTTCTTAAATATAATCGGGAGGATATTGTAAATCTGAAAACTATTATTGAACTTACTTACCCTAAAATGGTTGAAAAAACTTTGAAGATGTGA
- a CDS encoding SemiSWEET family sugar transporter translates to MIGYIAGALTTIAFAPQLIKALNTKSTKDVSLLMLLCSTSGMALWLLYGIQVNDPAIIAANSVSVLLAASLLGLKLKNDGISFVFEFSKKMRRPKNKNNRAV, encoded by the coding sequence ATGATCGGTTATATTGCAGGTGCCCTGACAACCATAGCTTTTGCCCCCCAGCTTATAAAAGCCCTGAACACGAAATCCACAAAAGATGTATCCCTTCTAATGCTGCTTTGCTCAACTTCTGGCATGGCTCTCTGGTTGCTCTACGGAATCCAGGTAAATGACCCCGCAATAATTGCGGCAAACAGCGTTTCCGTTCTACTGGCTGCCTCTCTTCTTGGGCTCAAGCTTAAAAATGATGGTATAAGTTTTGTTTTTGAATTCAGCAAAAAGATGCGAAGACCTAAAAATAAAAATAATCGAGCTGTTTAA
- a CDS encoding CARDB domain-containing protein: MKVSFFHHLTYMLIITMLIPGILPFMVAAAEDIPSENDGNSTVLPDLVIENLEYPENPNPGDYQDIQINVKNQGAAASEKTTLVLYINGSAVDHWDVPGLSKDESSYVTYTWIPIAEGSVDLRAVVDEDGLVTESNEGNNEKTSTVTVAKEFLSDLIIEDIVPESAEGEVGKLLNLTLKVKNQGNTASEKVQAKYYINGTAPNQADIQIPALSEGGQADVIFTLVPDKEGQMEVKVKIDSGTNVYESNEDNNEFTKIIDVKTILPDLIIESLSLNPEAPEIGDNITFTVSIKNNGIRDSASSELKYYISGTNVTQDGKVSIPEIAVGETKTGIFHWVPEKEGNVSVRLVADSKNAVREDDETNNELTKAVSISKQTTSSSEESPVSSTSNSDSSSSDSSSSDSSSSSNSNNNMGSAVSKEPAKNVEVKELATRNIMSGYHVKYDFVQNVTCVTYVEFDPQKNFKKTTATVEVLKGKSIFVQKQPPGRIYRQLNIWLGNKGAGSQDSLKNSYTGFKVDKEWINNNSVDESNITLLWYDSKWQPLSTKKTGEDKDYVYFEARTTAYSCFAISEYTGEEGTVAGDEDGIQETLRSWNGEGKAIMNGSAEREGGIEKNPMGMAKILLAVSLPLFMIIAEYFVLKKKI; encoded by the coding sequence ATGAAAGTAAGTTTTTTTCATCATTTGACTTATATGTTGATAATAACAATGCTAATTCCTGGAATTCTGCCTTTTATGGTTGCTGCAGCTGAAGACATACCTTCCGAAAATGACGGAAATTCAACTGTTTTACCTGATCTGGTAATTGAGAATCTTGAATACCCTGAAAACCCCAACCCTGGAGACTATCAGGATATACAAATAAATGTAAAGAACCAGGGAGCAGCAGCTTCAGAAAAGACGACGCTGGTCCTCTACATTAACGGAAGTGCTGTTGACCACTGGGATGTGCCCGGGTTATCCAAAGATGAAAGCAGCTATGTCACATATACATGGATTCCGATAGCAGAAGGATCTGTAGATCTCAGAGCCGTTGTTGATGAGGACGGTCTGGTAACTGAGAGCAACGAAGGGAACAACGAAAAAACATCCACCGTAACAGTAGCAAAAGAATTTCTTTCGGACCTGATAATTGAAGACATCGTACCTGAATCAGCAGAGGGGGAAGTAGGAAAGCTCCTGAACCTCACCCTGAAAGTAAAGAACCAGGGTAATACCGCCTCTGAGAAAGTTCAGGCAAAATATTATATTAATGGAACCGCCCCCAACCAGGCTGATATTCAGATTCCAGCTCTTTCAGAAGGAGGACAGGCGGATGTCATATTCACTCTTGTCCCGGATAAAGAAGGACAAATGGAAGTAAAAGTAAAAATCGACTCCGGAACAAACGTTTATGAGAGTAATGAAGATAATAATGAATTCACAAAGATTATAGATGTAAAAACCATACTTCCGGACCTTATAATAGAGTCTCTTTCTTTAAACCCGGAAGCTCCCGAAATAGGAGATAACATTACTTTCACAGTGTCAATAAAGAACAACGGGATCAGAGACTCAGCAAGCAGTGAGCTAAAATATTATATCAGCGGGACCAATGTAACTCAGGACGGAAAAGTATCGATACCTGAAATTGCCGTTGGGGAAACAAAAACGGGGATTTTTCACTGGGTTCCTGAAAAAGAAGGGAACGTAAGTGTGAGACTGGTAGCAGATTCCAAAAATGCCGTCCGTGAAGACGACGAGACTAACAATGAACTGACTAAGGCTGTAAGTATCTCCAAACAAACTACTTCCAGCAGTGAAGAGAGCCCTGTTTCCAGCACCAGCAATAGTGACAGTAGCAGTAGTGACAGTAGTAGTAGTGACAGTAGTAGTAGCAGTAACAGTAACAATAACATGGGAAGTGCCGTTTCCAAAGAGCCAGCTAAGAATGTAGAGGTCAAAGAACTTGCTACAAGAAACATAATGAGCGGCTACCATGTCAAATATGATTTCGTGCAAAACGTCACATGTGTCACATATGTCGAGTTTGATCCACAAAAGAATTTTAAGAAAACGACAGCAACCGTAGAGGTTCTCAAGGGAAAATCCATATTTGTCCAGAAGCAACCGCCTGGAAGAATATACAGGCAATTAAATATCTGGCTGGGGAATAAAGGAGCAGGAAGTCAGGACTCCCTTAAGAACAGCTACACAGGATTCAAAGTTGACAAGGAATGGATAAATAACAATAGTGTTGACGAATCCAATATAACCCTTCTATGGTACGATAGCAAATGGCAGCCTCTAAGCACCAAAAAAACAGGTGAAGACAAAGACTACGTTTATTTTGAGGCAAGAACGACTGCTTATTCTTGCTTTGCAATAAGCGAATATACGGGAGAAGAGGGAACTGTAGCAGGAGATGAAGATGGAATACAGGAAACTCTAAGAAGCTGGAACGGCGAAGGAAAGGCAATCATGAACGGCAGTGCAGAAAGGGAAGGCGGTATAGAAAAGAATCCAATGGGAATGGCTAAAATACTTCTTGCTGTGTCCCTGCCTCTGTTTATGATCATTGCAGAGTACTTTGTTCTGAAGAAAAAGATCTGA